From the Lathyrus oleraceus cultivar Zhongwan6 chromosome 3, CAAS_Psat_ZW6_1.0, whole genome shotgun sequence genome, the window GGCAGCACAAGACACTTAAAGGTTTTTTATATGTGCAGCTACCTCTACATATATTTCCCTTTTATTCAACCCTCTAATATTCCATGATAGCATTATGGGGCTTTTTCATCAGTTGAGCCCGAGTTTTCTCCATTTCTTAACACTTCCAACCCATTTTTTCATCCAAAGAAAATGTTGCCTATCTTTATTGGGTTGTTCCATTCAGTTATCCTTTCTTTGGCCTTTTGTTTTGATCCTACAAGTGTCAATTCTGGCTTGCCTGCAATTGTTTCTATTGCCACTTCTCATTGTGTTTATGTTGTATTTGTGTGCTCAGGCTGTGTGACCTTGTCTTTGTCAGTTTTTTTCAATCCATATTCGTTTGCTCTGATACTGCTACTTCTTACTCTGCTTGACATTCTCTTTACATTCATGCCCCACCTTTTGGCAAGTTGTAAAAAATGAAGGCTACCACTCATACTCCATCTCCTGCATAATCTTATTTGCTTTGGGGTCCATGATAGTTATATAATCCTTCAACTCATGTGTTATATCTACTTCAATAAGACCTCTAACATATGACACCCTTAGTTTTTTAGTTGTGCACTCATTAGTCATCGTCGGTTTCCCAATGGCGCTAGAAATTTTCCCAATGCTCTTCTCCCTCCAAAAGACTAATGGTAATTGGGGGAACATCACCCACATTGGTAAAACTCTTAGAAGACAATTTTTCAAGCTAAACTCAGGTGCCAATTCTTGCAAAAACATAGGCTTATGGTATATAATATAGGGTCCTCTCATAAGAATTGTGTCCCTATCTAATTTTCATCTAAATTAGGGGTGgaaaacgggcatgcccgccccgtttaggcccgccccACAAAAGCCCGTAAGAAAACGGGGTGGGGCGGGGCGGTCAAAGGTAGAGATGCGGGCTCACTTACTAGGCCCGCCCCATTTAATGACGGGCATGCCCGTTATTCTCTTTAAAAAAAACCTTTTTCACTCATGATGATATAATTTAAAAAAAGTACTCATACATCCTAATACTACTAAAATCTAATAAAGTCTTTGCTAAATAATGTATGTAAAAACACACTTGCATTGCATAAAAATCACTATCATTATCCTACATCCAATAATTAAATTCAACAAACCTTAAATTAAATATCACGAATTCAACATAAGTTCAACACCACAAATTCAACAAAAGTTCAACTCCATAAATTCAACAAAAGTTATGAAAGAAGTCATAAATAGTTTAATCTAACACAAAAATCTCTAAATTCTCTACAAACATAAAAGATGCACTCATCAATCTTCATTTACGTCATGAACATATGATGCTTCAGTTGTAATATTTTTCGCCAAGCTTCCATCATCATTATCTTCATCATCACCCACTACatctataaaaaaaattaagtgtAAGTAACAAAATTATAAGAATCACAAAGTATTAAAAGAAACTTTAATATTTGATTATGTACCAAAACTGTTGAAACCGTGAAGCCAACTGTGAGTACAAATCAATGCCTCTACATTCTTCGACAACAAGCGACTTCTATATTTGTTTAGAATGATCAAACCAATACTGAAAGCAGATTCAGATGCAACAGTAGTAATAGGGATGCCTAACATTGAAGAACAAAATGTAAAAAACAATAACATATTTGTCAATTTACAGCATGTTATAACAACATTTAACAACATGTTTTTTACATTAAACAACAACATGTATAACAATTTACAACACGTTATAACAGCATTTAACAGCATGTTTCTTACATTTAACAGCAGTATATTTGGCAATTTACAGCATGTTATAACAACATTTAACAGCATGTAACAGTTTATAGCATGTTTTTTACATTTAACAGCAGCATATTTGGCAATTTACAGCATGTTAACATTTAACAGCATGTAACAGTTTACAGCATGTTTCTTACATTTAACAGCAGCATATTTGGCAATTTACAGCATGTTATAACAACATTTAACAGCATGTAACAATTGACAGCATGTTTCTTATATTTAACAGCAGCATATTTGGCAATTTAGAGCATGTTATTAAAGCGTTTAACAACATGTAACATATTAAAGCAAGTTAATAATTAGAGGAGGCTACATACATTGAACAAACTTTTAGTTAACGCGTGTGAACTTGATTCCCCTCTAGTGATGGAAGATGGAGTTTGGGAGGTTGTAGAAGACGAAGTATGAAGGCGTCGATACATCTCAAAGAGAGTGTATAATTTCTGCTTGATttcatttgttttaattgttgagGTAAGTGGATCAACTTTTTCATACATGTATTCCAAAGAGGTAAGCTTAATCCTTGGGTCAAGAACCGCTCCTAGAGCAAGAACCACACTATAATCACTCAAATACTTCTCAAACTTGATCATCATTCTTTCAGCCATGTCTCTTATAAGAGTGTCTTCATCTTTGATGCTTGCCATCAAAACACACTGAATTTTCCAAATTTGCAAAAAATACAAATTGGAAGTAGGATAAGACGTTCCGGAAATTAAGTTTGTTGTCTCATAAAATGGCAACAAGAATGTGCATATCTTATCTCCTCTTTTCCAATCTTCTTCGGAAGGGAAAACCTTATAATTATCATCATGAAAACTAAGGCTTGCAAATACACGTCGGTACTTCAATGCACTTTGAAGCATCAAATAAGTAGAATTCCATCTAGTGGAAACATCGTAAGATAAACCAGCCGATGTTTCAATACCGCCAATGAGTTCAATGCATTCCTTGAATTTTTTCATTCTACCCTCAGAGCCCTTCACATATTTGACACTTTCCCTAATCTTTTCCAATGCATCACCAATTACTTTCAAACCCTCTTGCACAATCAAATTTAAAACATGCGCTGAGCAACGAACATGAAAGAACTCTCCCTCAGATAATAACCAGTTTTGCAAGACAAGTTGTCTTTTCAAATGAGCTTGCATCACGTCATTAGCAGAAGCATTATCTAATGTGAGTGAAAAAATCTTCTTCTCAATTCCCCAATCTGATAAAAAGTCAAGAATCTTTTTTGACATTTCATATCCTGTGTGTGGAGGAGGCATATGCCAAAAGTTTAGAATCTTACTCTTCAAATTCCAATTGGAATCAACATAATGAGCAGTCAAGCAAATATAACCTTCACTTGTACAAGCTGTCCACATATCAGAAGTTAGTGAAATTCTAGAGTGAATATTAGCTAACTCCTTCTTAAGAGCTTCTTTCTCTGTCTTGAATATTTCATCAACATCAACCTTAGCGGTATTTCTTGAAATAGGAGAAAAGTCAGGGTTCAAATATTTCATCCAATCCCTAATTTTTTGAAACTCCACAAATTTATACGGTAAATCATGTGCAATGATTGCAGTAGCACACATTGATCTAGAAACCTTTTTATCTATTGTAAGATTCTTGAGTCTACCTTGCAAGTCCATCATTACTTGACCTACATCAGCATATTTGATTTTAGGGCACTTCTTCATATGACGATTCAAACTCGTGGTACCATAATTCCTATCGCCACCCTTCAAAATCTTTGAACAACCATTGCACTTAGCCAATGGATTCCCATCTTTATCCGCCCCAAGTTTAGTAAACACTTTCCAACAATCAGCACTTGATGTTTTGGCCTTCTTAGACTTAGGTAAAACATCATCTTCAATTCTTCTTAGTTCATTTACGCCTTGAATTGTTTCATTCTCTAAATCAACCATATTCACTTCATCTACAATTTCATTACCAATGGTTTCTGAATCCATTTCATTTATCACCTATGTATccaaataaaagaaattaaaataacatTATAAAACATGCAATCTTAATCTTCCAATTATACATGCACCAAACAAACCCAAGCAACCAAAATAATAGAAACTTTATATCAACATTATGAACTTTATTTCAACATTATGTATAGTTAgtttatttttattcaaataataGAACAGTAATATATTAACATTGTGACAAGAACAGTAATATATTAACATTGTGACAAGAACAGTAATATATATCAACATTATGTATAGTTAGTTTATTTCAACATTGTGACAAGAACAGTAATATATTAACATTTCAACAAATATATTGAATTTCTCAAACATGCCATTAGGTAGGATTTCCTAAACAGCTAAACAGTAATACTAAAAACAGTAATTAAAAACAAGTGAATTGTgttaaaaaaaaaaagtaaaacTGTATTAAGCTAACAGCTAACACTGAAAACATGAGATCTCTATTATATGAGTAACACTTGGCTCATATAATAGGTAGCAACTATCATGCGAGTTCGCAGTGCTTTGTCGTTTgcaactcactcatttttcaaggATCATGCATTTTTTGATGTGCAAGTACCAACTATAACAACCACAGACTCCGAAGGATTTAGCAACATGTTCCAGGTTACAACTACCGGGAATCAGAAAGCAGACAAGGAGAAGCTGAGTATCATTTATGAGACTGAAGGTGTTAACCTTGAAACTATGAAGGAAGCTGTCAAAGAGAAAAGCAAACTAGTTGAAACTTTAAAAAGAAGTGAAAGCAACAAGGAAGCTTTGGCGGCAGCAATTCAGGATCTGCATAAAACTAATGAACTGGCATTACAATTGGAACgaagagaaaagaaaaaatttggaACTTCATTAAAGCATGATAGAGTAGACTcttctgaagattttttctctaCCAAAACTTATTTGACTGTTTCTGGTCGCTTACATCTCGAGAGTTTCGCATCTGCTCTTGGTAATGTGTACTCGTTTGGACCTAGATTTAAAGCAGATAAAACAGATTCTGCAAAACATGCTGCAGAAATGTGGATGGTTGAGGCTGAAATGGCTTTTGCTGAGTACCTCCCTACTAGCCAAGACACAGCTGAATTTGCCAACTCTACCTCCATTTCCTTAGGCAAAACAGCCTTGAGGGAATAGTCGCATTTCACCAGTTACTTTCTTCAGCTGGGCTGGGAGGCATGGAAAATTGAATGAGCCATTGAATCTGGGGTAAGTTATATTTATAGGCCTCTGTTTTATATCGCTATAGATTCTATAATGAACCACTGTAATAAGCAGCCAACTTTTGATTAATTCACCTATGCACAGAGTGCTATCTATAAGGTCTAGCCCTCATTCAACTTACCGTTTTATTTGCTTTTATCAGCTGATTAAGAGCTTCATCCTAATCCACTAACTGGTCTAGCCCTCATTCAACTTACCATTTTATTTGCTTTTATCAGCTGATTAAGAGCTTCATCCTAATCCACTAATTGGTCTAGCCCTCATTCAACTTACCGTTTTATTTGCTTTTATCAGCTGATTAAGAGCTTCATCCTAATCCCACCATTGGACCAATAACCGAAATTCTTCCCTGCTAACAAACCAACCAATAACCGAAATTCTTCCCTGCTAACAAACCTCATTACTTGAATTCTTCACCTCTAACCGTTTCTCAACCAACCAATAACTGAAATTCTGCTATCACCATAACTGGACCCCAATCCACCATTATACTACTGTAGTAGTTATtttctttaatttattttatcaaaAACAAAATTCATAAATTTCATCAATGTGGTCGACGAAGAGAAAGCTGAAAATCACCTGAACCGTGTGACCGACAAAGAGAGAGGCCATATCGACGAAGAGAGAGGTGAGACTGAAGAGTGAAACCGTTTGTGAGGCTGATGAAGAGATAGATGTAATTTCCAGAGAATAACTCAGTTTGACGAAGAGATGAGAGATCAATGTAACCCTAATTTTGGTATGAGAGATAGATCTTCTTAATTTATACCCGCCCGCGGGCTGACCACGACCGCCTTAGGCCCGCCCCATTTTTTGTGGGGCGGGGCAAGGCGAACATACATAAATACGCGGGTACAAAATCCAGGCCCGGCCCACTAAATATGACGGGTAAAACGGGCATGGCCCGGGGGCCGGAcccattttgccacccctaatcTAAATCATATAATGAAATATTCATCTTCATTGTAGTATAGTTCAGGTAGAGATACAAAGTTCCATACATTCACCGTGTATTTCTTAATTGCTTTCATTGAAAGTCCTTCACCTAAGGTATACATTATCAGTGCATTTTCCATTACTTCAACTCATAAACAACATCTTGTTCTTCTATTACAACTTCTACTTCTCCATTCACTATTATTGGGTCTATATATTACATTTCAATATCATTAGAGGGTAGTTGGTTACCTTTGATGATATTCACCCAAGCTTTTGGTTGTTCTTCATTTGCAGGTTCCTTGATGTGATTTTCTTTGTGTTCCTCCATGGTTCCATCTTTGTCCTCCTCTATTATCAGTTCTAGTACTTTACGTGTTTCATATTTCTGATTCCCCTTTGTTAGACTTGATCCTTACATTCGATCATCAAACCTTTTATTCTAGAGTTAAACGGCGGCGAAAAGACTCGTACCACCACCAAAGGTGTTGTTGTTGCCATTTTTCTCGCCCGCCCCCGACCCATGTGCCCTAGAAAACGCCTGGCCTAATTGAGCTTCATACAACTGGAATCTCGTTGATCTGGCCCCTAATCCGAAGATTAGGAGTTTAAACCATCTCAGTAAGAGATTTAGCCGTTGAAACCTAAAAAAATATCGTCGAAAATCGCTCTTCCACCGCTGGAAATCGCAAGACGTGTTGCTTTAAATCTTATGGGATAAACctttaaatatttaattataaaaaatatatattaattgAAATAGatattaaaaaatgaaaaaaaattaggGTTAAATACACTTTAACCATGCAATGCAATGTTAGTGAATTTCAAGTTACCCcatataaaaaatattttttgattaCCCACTTGTAATATTTATATTCCATTTCTTTGACTCCTTAGGTGACGTGGCCTGTTTAGgtagatttttttaaaaaaattccgtgtggtttttaatttattttttaaatccacatagatttttttaattttttaattttaattttttttataaaaaaaattttatagaaatattttttttaatttaaatatttgtttttccaatGAATTTTAAACCCAGGAAGTACCATAAATTTGATGTCTCTTCTAAAATCAAACACAAAATAATCTATCTTATATCCTTCATTCAATGCATAGAAAGCTCACTTGGAGTAAACAATCATGCTCTCTTACTTTCTCGCATACTCCACCACTTACAAAGtatattaataataaatttttGAGAAAAAACTTGACAAATTAAAACAGTTGACCTAATGGTAAGGTGATTTTCAAAGAGGAAGGCTATAGCTTTGGGTttaaaatccaaaaatatttctTACGATCAAAATTCGCTCGTATTAAAGAAAATAAAGTGTATTTAATCcttaaaattataaaaatttatattaaaatttaattaatatgTTTAAAAAATATTAATCAATACCGCAAGCATTCATATTTCATATATTAACCTTTATGTGTATAAATTTGACCCTTTGGTacaattttttataaaataaaataaaaaagtaaattGTTTGGTATCCTGGGTGCTAATACCTTTATTTCAAATtgttttaaattatttatttatttaaaatataaaaaaatgatGTGACATTAAATTATAATAATGTTTGATAGATTGAAAATATTAGTTTTCAACTAAAAAAATTTATATTGTTTCGTTACAGCTTACAAACGTCTGCTACAGGCGTAATAGTAAgttttatttaaatttatatatatatatatatatatatatatatatatatatatatatatatatatatatatatatatatatatatatatttgctTTGAGTAATGCTATTCTTTCATCCCAATTTTTACACCAATATTTACACTAAACATTGTTCACCGTTTTTATGAACAgtgtttttttaataaaataatattaaatatttattttttatataaaaaattatttataaaaattacttttttaaaaataattttataataagaatataatatttgtcattaatcaattttattattgcattactcacaaaaatatatattattaacCACATATTTTTTCCTAATAATTTATTAACCGAATTCACTATTTTattaatcaataaaaaatataatattaacCAAATTCTGACATTAATCTATAGattaaattataaattaatatcataattgagttaatattatgTATTTTATTGATTAATAAAGTAGTGAAGTTGGTTAATACATTATTAGAAAAATATATGATTAATAGAATATATTTTTGTGGTTAATACAATAagaaaattaattaataataaatgttatatttttattatgaaattaattattttttttaatattttttaaaaatatttttttatttaaaataatatttcaatattattttattagaaaaatattgtacatcatatatatatatatatatatatatatatatatatatatatatatatatatatttatatatatatatatatatatatatatatagtgaaCAGTATTTGATGTAAGTATGGTGTAAATATTTTGGTGTATGAATATCATTGATGTATTTGCTTTAAGGTTTTTCTTGATCATAAGAATATTCAATTTTTGGCATAAGTGTGGCATGTGGGGGCAAAATCTCACTTATTGTTTGTATAATGTTACTTCCAGACAGGTCGTTTTGATGCTTTCAATGCATCACACAGTGAACGCCAGAGCAATAATATATGACATACCAGTTTAATGTTAATTTTGGGAAGAGTAGCAATAACAACAAAAAATAGTTTATTGCTCTTTTTAGACAGTTTCTTTTAGCTTGGTTAAACGTGAGATTTGATCAGACATAAGCAGTGTGATATTGGTAGTATTAGCAAGCAGGTGATGAGATCAGACACAACAAGTCTTCAAGATTGGTAGGCTCCTGTGGAATCTATAAAATTCACacttattattttgtttttgctTAATAGACCAGATTAAAAAGTTACATTATAAAGCATGGATAAAACATGCATTGTCATATGTATGTTGATTGTTCTTTTAGATGCTGGAATTTGCTAGGGACCTAAATGTTGAGTTTATATACTATAGTAACTATTATTTTAGAAAATATATCAATCTCATATGTTTGAGAAAAACTTATAAAGTAGCGAGGATAGTAGCGAATAATCTAATCAACAATCTGATAAAAAATTATACATCAATTTTGTGGGAGGAATTTACAAAAGGAATTGTATATTTGGATAAAGATCTCAAGTTTCTAATATTAAAGATTCTTCAGAATCACTCCCTTTTGAACCGATCGTCGACTCAAATGGAACCTTAAGCAATAAGAATTCTATCAATCATTTATTTGTAACTTGCATACGAAGGGGTTGACAAGACAAAGGTGGTGAGGTTACAAGCTTACAAACGTCAACTtgaattgattcaaatggaagAGAATGAGATCATCAATGATTTCACAATAATAATCAGTCAATTAGTGAATCAAGTGAAGGCATGTGGAGAAATAATCATGAAGTTGTATGTTATCGCGAAAATCTTGCATTCTTTAACGCCAAGATTTAACAATGTGATTGTAGTGATTGAGGAATCAAAGGATCTTGTGACGATGAGCAAAGAGGAACTACAAAGCTCTCTTAAGGCTCACGAGCAAAGGATGGATGAGAGAAATAATGATAAGGCAAAGGCTGAGATCGCTTTGGAAGCTCATTTCAACGAGAAGGGAATTTTCATAATTTTAATGGAGGATAGTCCCGAAATTCCAAGAATTTGACTTGTCAAAGGGGTGAGAGCAGTTGCAATAAAAATGGTGGTCAAGGCAACTTTAGAGGTGAAAGAAAGAGGATTTACAAAGGTAAGGTGTTGTGCTTTAATTGTCAACGGTTTGGTCGTTTTACAAAAAAGTGCAATGCGAACAAGAAGGAACCTCAAGGGGATGAAGTCAAGGTTGTAAGACAAGAGTTTGATGAGGAGTATACCCTTTTGGTCATGATCACGGAAGAGGAATGCAACAACAATAGGTTGCGAGATAGTAGCAACAACAATTTTGGAAACACTAGTTACAGGAAGAAGAAAACGTCATGATGAGTAATAAAGATTCAGTTCAGTGCAACGGAGAATGATATTTGGACTCTGGGTGTTCTACTCATATGATGGGGAGAAAGGATTGGTTTATTAAAATCAATTGTGTCATGAAGAACAAAGTGATGTTCGCGGATGACACCACTCTAGAGGTTGATGGGATCGATGATGTTTTGATCGTGAGAAGGGATGCTGGATATTCCTTGATCAAGTATGTATTGTACATTCTAGGAATCAAATTTAACCTTCTATGTATTGGCCAATTGCTTGAGAAGCGTTACAAGATTCACATGGAAAACAAAGGGGTTGCGCTTTATAGATGGAAACAGGGTTTTGGTCCTTGAAGCTCATATAGCTGCGAATAGAACCTTCAAGGTTgatgtaggtgtttaattggctgcattatatggtaaaacactagatgggtactaatgtcttgactgatgtcatgacatgtatgtgtgactacattgtagtcactgcaggactagctaacacaggatttattgaatgtcaaactggaagctgtgacattcatacctgtcaacagatactaaggaatagaacagcaggtggtctgttagaacttagtatttatttccagtctggttatcaaggaaagaccagacctggcataaggcctactgactgaatgtcaaactggatgttatgacattcatcattgacagcagctactgaacattagacagagtggtgttctgctatacttcagcatgtaacttagtttgttcttcaagagaataacagaactaacttaaggccaaatgtgtaaatgttaagtcggacactttgacatttattaatgtaagcggttactgtagtatggtctttttgatcatgtacaggtcagcaaaattgtacagtctgttttctggaaaaacagactcagcatatggaccttgatgtcaagctgaatgtcgtgacattcatgcctgacagcatatgctaaattgtaggttgttcagttttctgtttcagctttttctcaggctattcttcagggattcaacaactgagagaaaatccaggaaatcaacaaccaagctacattcaatgaacctaacaaatagcctatttgttagtaacctaaatgttgaatttatgggaactcgcgtgacctaaaattcaggagaatacaggtgcaaaagcccaggatactgcaatataaaaggaaggcgttccttcattcagtttcagggattttgaggcgtgaagattttgtgtgtccatcatacttcactgctgtatttttgtgagtcttgtattagacgtatcttgtaagccaagccattatcaagcAGATGATAGCTGTGGCATAGGGcgttcattgagttgtaagtgttgtgtcactcaaagcttttaagcgtgagtgctgtgtatcttgattaaagttgtgaagcacaatcaagagttgtttgaagtgtgacttcaacttgtcttttatattgtttaaagatagtaatcactgaggtgattgagggggagtgagtaggaactctgatcttaggttaagattgaaattgcattgggtagggattaagtgataagttgtaaacgagtgagtttagctttgaattgatactactaatagtggatttcctccctggcttggtagcccccagatgtaggtcatgttggactgaactgggtaaacaattgcttgtgttatttactgcacttactgttaagttctgcataatccctgtctgtgcagaattggatgtcataacaacccgtgtgacatccaaagtctgataactagaatttcaattggcatcagagcaggcaccctgcctgtgaatttctgggtgagatctagggaagttactttctagtaccatggacaaggatttaggacactcaaacagaccacccatgttggatggctctaattatgatgactggaagcctcgtatgatagccttcttaaggtctctagacagcaaagtctggagagctgtcaacaaaggatgggaacatccaatgaggacaggtgaagatggagtcagtgtgcagattcctgaagaagagtgggacaaggagcaagaggcattagctcttggaaattccaaggccttgaatgcattgttcaatggaatcagcaagaacatcttcaggctggtacaccactgtgaactagctaaggaagtttgggataccctcaaggtaactcatgaaggtacttccaaggtgaagatgtccaaacttcagatgctgaccaccaagtttgaaaatctgaggatgaaagaggatgagactattcatgactttcacatgaatattcttgaaattgcaaacacctttggtggactaggtgagaaaatggctgaagagaaacttgtaagaaagattctcaggtccttgcctaagagattttctatgaaggtcacagccatagaggaggcgcaggacatctgcatcatgaaggtggatgagctcattggttccctccaaacctttgaaatgggcttgggtgagtatgcggagaagaagaacaaaagcatagcttttgtatctaatgttgaagaggagtca encodes:
- the LOC127130093 gene encoding zinc finger BED domain-containing protein RICESLEEPER 1 — protein: MDSETIGNEIVDEVNMVDLENETIQGVNELRRIEDDVLPKSKKAKTSSADCWKVFTKLGADKDGNPLAKCNGCSKILKGGDRNYGTTSLNRHMKKCPKIKYADVGQVMMDLQGRLKNLTIDKKVSRSMCATAIIAHDLPYKFVEFQKIRDWMKYLNPDFSPISRNTAKVDVDEIFKTEKEALKKELANIHSRISLTSDMWTACTSEGYICLTAHYVDSNWNLKSKILNFWHMPPPHTGYEMSKKILDFLSDWGIEKKIFSLTLDNASANDVMQAHLKRQLVLQNWLLSEGEFFHVRCSAHVLNLIVQEGLKVIGDALEKIRESVKYVKGSEGRMKKFKECIELIGGIETSAGLSYDVSTRWNSTYLMLQSALKYRRVFASLSFHDDNYKVFPSEEDWKRGDKICTFLLPFYETTNLISGTSYPTSNLYFLQIWKIQCVLMASIKDEDTLIRDMAERMMIKFEKYLSDYSVVLALGAVLDPRIKLTSLEYMYEKVDPLTSTIKTNEIKQKLYTLFEMYRRLHTSSSTTSQTPSSITRGESSSHALTKSIPITTVASESAFSIGLIILNKYRSRLLSKNVEALICTHSWLHGFNSFDVVGDDEDNDDGSLAKNITTEASYVHDGKITNWLKVIYAHNQLHNRKNLWKDIKNCATGAQEPWIVIRDFNNVLKVEDRIGGNNVQEVECADLEHMMEEIGLFEQETTGNHFTWSNGQTNGMIYSIIDQAICNRE
- the LOC127130094 gene encoding asparagine--tRNA ligase, cytoplasmic 2 translates to MRVRSALSFATHSFFKDHAFFDVQVPTITTTDSEGFSNMFQVTTTGNQKADKEKLSIIYETEGVNLETMKEAVKEKSKLVETLKRSESNKEALAAAIQDLHKTNELALQLERREKKKFGTSLKHDRVDSSEDFFSTKTYLTVSGRLHLESFASALGNVYSFGPRFKADKTDSAKHAAEMWMVEAEMAFAEYLPTSQDTAEFANSTSISLGKTALRE